The Pelagibacterium halotolerans B2 nucleotide sequence AACGATCTTGTCGTTGAAGGCGGCTTTGAAGCCCCGCCCGTCCAGCAGGTCCAGCGCGCCCGCCGCAAACCCGCCGAACCCGCGCCCGCCGTTGCACCCGAGCCCGCGCCCCCGGCCCGGCCGATGGGCAAGTCGCTGCGCCATACCGGCCTGCTGCGCCCCGTCGAGGACAACGAACCCAAACTCGATGGGGGAAAGCCCGACAATAAGGGCCGCACCTCCTCCGACTCAGCTACAAGCGTTGCCATGTCGGCCACCACGACCGTGGAGCCCGAACCGCCGCTTGAAGCGAGGGACAGAGATTACGAGGACACGGCAACCAGGTCCTGATACCGCACCGCGCCGGGCCGGAACGCCCCGCGCGGCACTTGCCGTCGTTCTTGGCCTCGCCGCCATCCTCCTGCTGCCCGCCACGGGAATCGCGCAGGACATCTCCATCGATTTCGGCGACGAAACCACGCTGACCGAGCGCGCGATCCAGTTGATCGCCCTCATCACAATTCTCGCGCTCGCCCCCTCCATCCTCGTGATGGTGACGAGCTTTACCCGCATCGTCGTGGTGCTCTCGCTGTTGCGCACCGCCATCGGGCTGCAGACCGCACCGCCCAATTCGGTGATGATCTCGCTGGCGCTGTTTCTCACCGCCTTCATCATGGCACCCACCCTGCAGCAAAGCTACGAGGTGGGCATCGAGCCCCTGGTGGCCGGCGAGGTCGAAATCGTCGAAGCCATCGACCTTGCCTCCGGCCCGCTGCACGAATTCATGCGCACCCATGTCCGCCCTCAGGACGTCATGCTGTTCATGGACCTGACCGAAACCCCGGCTCCGGAAAACCCCGAAGACCTCGAACTGCGCATCCTCATCCCCGCCTTCATGATCTCCGAACTCCGCCGCGCCTTCGAAATCGGGTTTCTTCTCTTTTTGCCCTTCGTGGTCATCGACATGGTCGTGGCCTCGGTGCTGATGAGCATGGGCATGATGATGCTCCCCCCGGTCATCATCTCCCTGCCCTTCAAGCTGATCTTTTTCGTCCTCGTCGACGGCTGGCACCTTGTGGCAGGGTCGCTGATACGGAGCTTCACCGGCTAACGGGCCAAGGCTGCGGCGAGACCGAGGCTCTGCGCACGGTCCCTCAGCCTGCGGTCGCGGGTGGCAAGCCTGGCCTCCGGTGTAAGGGCGGCAGCAGAGAGAAGATGCGCGTCGACATACCCTATCCCCCGCCCGAACAATGCGTGAAGACTGATAAATTCGAGAACTTCATCGTCTCTGGCGACGACGCACTGGGGCAGGTCGGCCAGCGAAGTGAGTATGAGATTGCGTTGCCGCAGGTTCCCCAGCGCAAGTTCGCCGAGAACAAACGGATGCATCAGCACCCTGTTGGCGCCCAACAGCAGCTCCAATTCCTCATCGACCGCCCGAAAATGGTCGATCCATACGGAAGTGTCCACAAGGATCATATAGCTGTTCGTCGCCGCGGTACGTCCTTGAGCTGAGGCTCAGTGCCGCCGAGAAGCGCGAGACGACGGGCGCTCTCGCGCTCGATAAGCGCCTTCAGCCCCTCTCTGACCAGAGCTGACTTCTCGTTAAGACCGGTAAGAGATTTGGCTTTTTCGACCAGTTCATCGTCGATGGCGATTGTTGT carries:
- a CDS encoding type II toxin-antitoxin system VapB family antitoxin — protein: MRTTIAIDDELVEKAKSLTGLNEKSALVREGLKALIERESARRLALLGGTEPQLKDVPRRRTAI
- a CDS encoding type II toxin-antitoxin system VapC family toxin; amino-acid sequence: MILVDTSVWIDHFRAVDEELELLLGANRVLMHPFVLGELALGNLRQRNLILTSLADLPQCVVARDDEVLEFISLHALFGRGIGYVDAHLLSAAALTPEARLATRDRRLRDRAQSLGLAAALAR
- the fliP gene encoding flagellar type III secretion system pore protein FliP (The bacterial flagellar biogenesis protein FliP forms a type III secretion system (T3SS)-type pore required for flagellar assembly.) encodes the protein MKRGTEITRTRQPGPDTAPRRAGTPRAALAVVLGLAAILLLPATGIAQDISIDFGDETTLTERAIQLIALITILALAPSILVMVTSFTRIVVVLSLLRTAIGLQTAPPNSVMISLALFLTAFIMAPTLQQSYEVGIEPLVAGEVEIVEAIDLASGPLHEFMRTHVRPQDVMLFMDLTETPAPENPEDLELRILIPAFMISELRRAFEIGFLLFLPFVVIDMVVASVLMSMGMMMLPPVIISLPFKLIFFVLVDGWHLVAGSLIRSFTG
- a CDS encoding flagellar biosynthetic protein FliO gives rise to the protein MGFLNSLFGGENGYLTMIVALAIVIVLIVLAVWLIKLVGDASASVGRGRNRRLMVIDSIAIDNKRQAVIIRRDETEHLIVIGGPNDLVVEGGFEAPPVQQVQRARRKPAEPAPAVAPEPAPPARPMGKSLRHTGLLRPVEDNEPKLDGGKPDNKGRTSSDSATSVAMSATTTVEPEPPLEARDRDYEDTATRS